The following proteins come from a genomic window of Maribacter sp. HTCC2170:
- a CDS encoding Lrp/AsnC family transcriptional regulator: MGFDEIDIKLLTFLQEDSKKTTKEYANYLNLSVTAVYERIKRLEKTNVITNYVALVDKKKVDKAFVVLCHVKLIQHAKEYVLQFEKEVLKLQEVVECYHTSGDYDYILKIYVRDMQAYRDFMVTKLTALNHIGSTQSSFVINEVKHTTRIPI; encoded by the coding sequence ATGGGTTTTGATGAAATAGATATTAAACTATTGACCTTTTTACAGGAGGATAGTAAGAAGACAACCAAGGAATATGCAAATTACTTAAATCTTTCTGTAACAGCGGTTTACGAGCGTATAAAAAGATTGGAAAAAACCAATGTGATTACCAATTATGTTGCTTTGGTAGATAAGAAGAAAGTTGATAAGGCATTCGTGGTTCTTTGCCATGTTAAATTGATTCAGCATGCCAAAGAGTACGTTTTACAATTCGAGAAAGAGGTGCTTAAGTTACAGGAGGTTGTGGAGTGTTACCATACCAGTGGGGACTATGACTATATTTTAAAGATATATGTAAGAGATATGCAGGCCTACAGAGATTTTATGGTCACCAAACTTACTGCATTGAATCACATTGGGAGTACCCAAAGTTCATTTGTAATAAATGAAGTCAAGCATACTACCAGAATACCTATTTAA
- a CDS encoding aminotransferase class I/II-fold pyridoxal phosphate-dependent enzyme — protein MKNKASDNLQDLQYFGEYGGVNPSISDSSTYTFLSAKTMFDTFEGNTEGCYLYTRHSSPSNLYLGEALAALEGTETANVTASGMGAISAVIMQLCDSDDHIVSSRTIYGGTYAFMKNFLKKFNIKTSFVDITKVESVEKAITSKTKMIYCESVSNPLLEIADLEALSKLAKKHGIPLVVDNTFSPLSISPAKLGAEIVIHSLTKFINGTSDCVAGVVCSTTDFCLGLKDVNNGAGMLLGSTLDSLRAASILKNMRTLHIRMKKHSENAQYLAQNFEKDGLRVVYPGLKSHPGHETIKRLMNHEYGYGGLLTIDVGSLENANALMELMQKKKLGYLAVSLGFYKTLFSAPGTSTSSEIPLEEQEEMGLTDGLIRFSIGLDNDIHRTYEIMKECMFELNILNSKASAL, from the coding sequence ATGAAGAATAAAGCGTCAGATAACTTACAGGATCTTCAATATTTTGGAGAATATGGAGGTGTAAATCCATCCATTTCTGATTCATCAACCTATACATTTTTATCGGCCAAAACAATGTTCGACACTTTTGAAGGGAACACAGAAGGTTGCTATTTATACACCAGGCATTCTTCTCCCTCAAATTTATATTTGGGTGAAGCCTTAGCAGCCTTGGAGGGTACTGAAACGGCAAATGTTACCGCAAGTGGAATGGGCGCCATATCCGCAGTTATTATGCAACTTTGTGATTCTGATGACCATATAGTAAGTAGCCGCACGATTTATGGTGGCACCTATGCTTTTATGAAAAACTTTCTGAAAAAATTCAACATCAAGACCTCTTTTGTAGATATAACTAAGGTTGAGTCTGTTGAAAAAGCCATTACCTCTAAAACTAAAATGATCTATTGCGAATCGGTAAGTAATCCGCTTTTGGAAATCGCCGACCTTGAGGCTTTATCTAAATTAGCAAAGAAACATGGTATTCCATTGGTTGTTGACAATACGTTCTCTCCCTTGTCAATTTCCCCAGCCAAACTTGGAGCAGAAATAGTTATTCATAGTCTTACCAAATTCATTAATGGTACAAGTGATTGCGTTGCTGGAGTGGTATGTAGTACTACTGATTTTTGTTTGGGGTTAAAAGATGTAAACAACGGTGCTGGAATGCTCCTTGGCAGTACCTTGGATAGCCTTAGGGCGGCATCAATCTTAAAAAACATGCGCACTCTGCATATTCGTATGAAGAAGCACAGTGAAAATGCCCAGTATTTAGCTCAAAATTTTGAAAAAGATGGTTTAAGGGTTGTTTACCCAGGACTAAAATCGCACCCTGGCCATGAAACTATAAAAAGACTTATGAACCATGAGTACGGCTACGGTGGGTTATTGACTATTGATGTTGGTTCTTTGGAAAATGCAAACGCTCTAATGGAGCTCATGCAAAAGAAAAAATTGGGTTATTTGGCTGTTAGTCTAGGTTTTTATAAAACACTCTTCAGTGCTCCTGGAACATCAACTTCTTCTGAAATCCCGCTGGAGGAACAAGAGGAAATGGGGCTTACGGATGGATTAATTCGTTTTTCTATTGGATTGGATAACGATATACACCGAACTTATGAAATTATGAAAGAATGCATGTTTGAACTAAATATTCTAAATAGCAAGGCATCCGCACTTTAG
- a CDS encoding thioredoxin family protein, with the protein MLLELEKDNLNEIIAENKNVIVQYSASWCGNCRIMKPKFKKESTLNKDMTFVLADAEKFSESRKLAKVDNLPTFAIFTGGEFKNQVQTNKYDVLKELISEVTSN; encoded by the coding sequence ATGCTTCTAGAATTAGAAAAAGATAATTTGAATGAAATCATTGCTGAAAATAAAAACGTAATAGTACAATATTCAGCATCTTGGTGTGGTAATTGTCGAATCATGAAACCCAAATTCAAAAAAGAGTCAACTTTGAATAAAGATATGACTTTCGTGTTGGCGGATGCTGAGAAATTTTCAGAATCCAGAAAATTGGCCAAAGTGGATAATCTTCCAACATTTGCCATTTTCACGGGCGGAGAATTCAAAAATCAAGTCCAGACTAACAAATATGATGTTTTAAAAGAATTGATCAGTGAAGTTACCAGTAATTAA
- a CDS encoding LptF/LptG family permease, translated as MFIFIFQTIWLFIDDLAGKGLDIIIIGKFLFYLMPNLTEKVLPLTVLLSSILTFGTLAENYEFAAMKASGISLQRAMLSLIVFIVFLGGVTFYFANSVIPASEQKIYNLRRNIAKVKPAVAIVEGVFSDFEGADMNIKVDKKHGENDRFLENVTIHQKTKTKVNSTVIKAKSGELKSSETSDILQLVLYDGHYYRDLPKSSKKAKNKHPFAKADFETYTMNIDLSEFNNVDMDEVRDRETEKMKNVFRLTKDIDSLRKDNLRIVTAFSKNINGRVGAFAPLTGQDSTHIEKMMAKNAQLSKKQKKLKDSINNIEIKSVENILDLYQDWQRIQLMGAAQTNASNILNSIQGKKKEFENRYEIYNRHIISLHKKYALALSCVILFFVGAPLGAIIRKGGIGLPMVIAIVLFLTYYFIGVFAENYAKKNEIHPIIGAWLSTMIMLPLSIVLTKRATADRGLMNLNGFVEFFQKIFKKKDKEAATT; from the coding sequence ATGTTTATTTTCATATTTCAAACGATTTGGCTTTTTATAGATGATTTAGCGGGTAAGGGATTGGATATTATCATAATTGGTAAATTCCTTTTTTACCTAATGCCCAATTTAACAGAGAAGGTTCTTCCCCTTACTGTATTACTCTCCTCTATATTAACGTTCGGGACGCTGGCCGAGAACTATGAATTTGCTGCGATGAAAGCTTCGGGAATTTCATTGCAAAGGGCCATGCTAAGTTTAATCGTCTTTATTGTCTTTCTCGGTGGGGTCACTTTTTATTTCGCCAATAGTGTAATTCCCGCTTCAGAGCAAAAAATCTATAATCTAAGACGCAATATTGCCAAAGTAAAACCGGCAGTTGCAATTGTTGAAGGGGTTTTTAGTGATTTTGAAGGAGCAGACATGAACATTAAAGTGGATAAGAAACATGGCGAGAATGATCGTTTTCTTGAAAATGTTACCATACACCAGAAAACCAAAACTAAGGTAAATAGTACAGTGATAAAGGCAAAATCAGGAGAGCTTAAGAGTAGTGAAACGTCTGATATTTTGCAATTGGTCCTATACGACGGGCATTATTACCGAGATTTGCCTAAATCCTCAAAAAAGGCAAAAAACAAGCACCCTTTTGCAAAGGCTGATTTTGAAACATACACCATGAACATTGATCTTTCAGAGTTCAACAATGTTGATATGGACGAGGTGCGGGATAGAGAAACCGAAAAAATGAAAAATGTGTTTCGGTTAACGAAAGATATAGACTCTTTAAGGAAGGATAATTTAAGAATCGTTACAGCATTCTCTAAAAATATTAATGGCCGTGTGGGTGCGTTTGCTCCCCTAACGGGGCAAGATTCGACACATATCGAAAAAATGATGGCAAAGAATGCCCAGCTTTCCAAAAAACAGAAAAAACTAAAAGACAGTATTAATAATATTGAGATAAAATCTGTTGAAAATATTCTGGACTTATACCAAGATTGGCAAAGAATACAGTTAATGGGTGCTGCACAAACAAATGCCTCGAATATTCTTAACTCAATTCAAGGTAAAAAGAAAGAATTTGAAAATAGATATGAAATCTATAACCGACACATTATATCGTTGCATAAAAAATATGCCTTGGCCCTTTCCTGTGTAATTCTTTTCTTTGTTGGCGCTCCCTTAGGGGCTATAATAAGAAAGGGAGGAATAGGATTACCTATGGTGATAGCAATTGTTTTATTTCTGACCTATTATTTTATTGGCGTGTTTGCCGAGAACTACGCCAAAAAGAACGAAATTCACCCAATAATCGGTGCGTGGTTATCTACCATGATAATGTTACCTTTGAGCATTGTTTTGACCAAAAGGGCCACCGCAGATCGTGGTTTAATGAATTTAAATGGATTTGTAGAATTCTTTCAAAAGATTTTCAAAAAGAAAGATAAAGAAGCGGCGACAACATGA
- a CDS encoding NADPH-dependent FMN reductase, with the protein MASILAFAGSNSSTSVNFKLVKYTTSLVDGHDIELLNMANQTFPMYGEDREKQLGFPEALEELKKKIVDCNALILAVNEHNSGPSAYFKNVLDWLSRADRNYLENTKMFLLSTSPGKRGAISALEYVMDALPRVGGEISATFTLPSFYDNFVEEKGITNNELKEAHITSLEKFISEL; encoded by the coding sequence ATGGCTTCTATATTGGCTTTTGCAGGAAGCAATTCCTCGACATCTGTAAACTTCAAATTGGTGAAATATACCACATCGTTGGTCGATGGTCATGATATTGAACTTTTAAATATGGCGAACCAAACATTTCCTATGTATGGAGAAGATCGTGAAAAGCAATTGGGGTTTCCAGAAGCCTTGGAAGAACTTAAGAAAAAGATTGTGGACTGTAATGCTTTGATACTAGCGGTAAATGAGCACAATAGTGGGCCTTCTGCCTATTTTAAAAATGTTTTGGATTGGTTGTCCAGGGCAGATAGAAACTATTTAGAAAACACCAAGATGTTTTTGTTATCCACATCACCAGGCAAGAGAGGGGCGATAAGCGCCCTTGAATATGTAATGGATGCGTTGCCAAGAGTTGGAGGGGAAATCAGTGCTACATTTACACTACCTTCTTTTTACGATAATTTTGTTGAGGAGAAAGGTATAACTAACAATGAACTGAAAGAAGCGCACATTACCTCTTTGGAAAAATTCATCTCTGAATTATAA
- the lpdA gene encoding dihydrolipoyl dehydrogenase, with translation MTQYDVAVIGSGPGGYVAAIRCAQLGMKTAIIEKYSTLGGTCLNVGCIPSKALLDSSHHYEDAVKHFEDHGIEIPGEIKVNLQKMIARKQGVVDMTTKGIQFLMDKNKIDVYEGLGSFKDATHINIAKNDGETETIEAKKTIIATGSKPSTLPFITLDKERVITSTEALKLNEIPKHMIVIGGGVIGLELGQVYKRLGADVSVVEFMDRIIPTMDAGLSKELMKSMKKQKVKFHLSHKVKSVERKGDEVIVKADNKKGEEVTLKGDYCLVSVGRRPFTDGLNAEAAGVKLDDRGRVEVNNHLQTNVPNIFAIGDVVRGAMLAHKAEEEGTMVAEYMAGQKPHIDYNLIPGVVYTWPEVAAVGKTEEELKEAGINYKTGQFPMRALGRSRASMDVDGFVKILADATTDEVLGVHMIGARCADLISEAVTAMEFRASAEDIARMSHAHPTYSEAVKEAALAATENRALHI, from the coding sequence ATGACTCAATATGATGTAGCCGTAATTGGCTCAGGACCCGGCGGATATGTTGCCGCAATTCGTTGTGCCCAATTAGGAATGAAAACTGCTATCATTGAAAAATACAGCACATTAGGCGGTACATGTCTTAATGTTGGTTGTATTCCTTCCAAAGCTTTGTTGGATTCTTCACATCATTACGAAGATGCGGTTAAACATTTTGAAGACCATGGTATTGAAATTCCTGGGGAAATAAAGGTGAATCTTCAAAAAATGATTGCCCGTAAACAGGGTGTGGTCGATATGACCACCAAGGGAATCCAATTTTTGATGGATAAAAATAAAATTGATGTTTATGAGGGTCTTGGAAGCTTTAAAGATGCAACCCATATAAACATTGCAAAAAATGATGGTGAGACTGAAACTATTGAGGCCAAGAAAACAATAATTGCGACTGGGTCAAAACCGTCGACCTTGCCATTTATTACATTGGATAAAGAGAGGGTGATAACTTCTACTGAGGCATTGAAGCTTAATGAGATACCAAAACATATGATTGTTATTGGTGGTGGTGTTATAGGGTTAGAGCTAGGCCAGGTTTACAAACGTCTTGGAGCGGATGTTTCGGTTGTTGAATTTATGGATAGAATTATTCCGACAATGGATGCTGGTTTGTCCAAGGAATTAATGAAGAGCATGAAAAAGCAAAAGGTGAAGTTCCACCTTTCCCATAAAGTTAAATCTGTTGAAAGAAAAGGTGACGAGGTAATAGTTAAGGCCGATAATAAAAAAGGGGAAGAAGTTACCTTAAAAGGTGATTATTGCTTGGTTTCTGTTGGGCGACGTCCTTTTACCGATGGATTGAATGCCGAGGCTGCCGGAGTTAAATTGGATGATAGGGGTCGAGTAGAGGTAAACAATCACTTGCAAACCAACGTGCCCAATATTTTTGCAATTGGTGATGTGGTTCGCGGTGCAATGCTGGCGCATAAAGCAGAGGAAGAAGGTACGATGGTTGCTGAGTATATGGCTGGCCAAAAACCTCATATAGATTATAATCTTATTCCTGGAGTTGTTTACACGTGGCCAGAAGTTGCTGCCGTTGGTAAAACTGAAGAAGAATTGAAAGAAGCAGGAATTAACTATAAGACAGGGCAGTTTCCAATGCGCGCGTTAGGACGTTCACGAGCAAGTATGGATGTTGATGGATTTGTGAAAATCCTTGCTGATGCTACTACAGATGAAGTTTTGGGAGTTCATATGATCGGTGCTCGCTGTGCCGATTTGATAAGTGAAGCTGTTACAGCGATGGAGTTCCGTGCTTCTGCGGAAGATATTGCAAGAATGAGCCATGCACACCCAACGTATTCAGAGGCTGTAAAAGAAGCTGCACTCGCAGCAACTGAAAATAGGGCATTACATATTTAA
- the tpx gene encoding thiol peroxidase, whose translation MATVTLKGNEIHTIGNLPSVGSSAPAFDLTMTDLSSRSLSDYEGRKLVLNIFPSIDTGTCAASVRQFNEEAAELENTIVLCISKDLPFAQTRFCGAEGIENVVMLSDYKDGNFGKSYQVELTDGPLQGLLSRSVVVVNENGNVVYTEQVTETVEEPNYKAALEALMDA comes from the coding sequence ATGGCTACCGTTACACTTAAAGGAAATGAAATACATACAATAGGCAACTTACCATCAGTTGGGAGTTCTGCACCTGCGTTTGATCTTACAATGACTGATTTATCTTCACGGTCTTTATCTGATTATGAAGGTAGAAAATTGGTTCTAAATATATTCCCAAGTATCGACACTGGTACTTGTGCTGCTTCTGTAAGGCAATTCAATGAAGAAGCTGCCGAATTGGAAAACACAATTGTTCTCTGCATTTCAAAAGATTTACCATTTGCGCAAACTCGTTTCTGTGGCGCTGAAGGAATTGAAAATGTGGTAATGCTATCAGATTATAAAGATGGTAATTTTGGCAAATCATATCAAGTTGAATTAACAGATGGCCCATTGCAAGGTCTACTTTCAAGATCAGTGGTGGTTGTGAATGAAAATGGCAATGTAGTGTATACAGAGCAGGTGACTGAAACCGTTGAAGAGCCGAACTACAAAGCTGCTCTAGAAGCATTGATGGATGCCTAA
- a CDS encoding diacylglycerol kinase: MPKESFLQNRIRGVGYALKGAILLVRTEASIKIQVFIALIVTAGGFYFDISTAEWIVQIFAIAMVMGIEGLNTAIEKLCDFVHPEFEEKIGFIKDISAGAVMLVSIAASIIGLIIYIPKIF, from the coding sequence ATGCCTAAGGAATCTTTTTTACAAAATAGAATCCGCGGTGTGGGCTATGCCCTAAAAGGAGCAATTCTCTTAGTTAGAACCGAAGCAAGTATAAAAATTCAAGTTTTTATTGCTTTGATAGTTACCGCCGGCGGATTCTATTTTGATATATCCACTGCTGAATGGATTGTCCAGATTTTTGCCATTGCCATGGTAATGGGCATCGAAGGTCTAAATACGGCAATTGAAAAGTTATGTGATTTCGTGCACCCAGAATTCGAAGAAAAAATCGGTTTTATAAAAGATATTTCCGCGGGAGCCGTAATGCTGGTATCGATAGCTGCAAGCATAATTGGCCTCATCATCTATATACCCAAGATTTTTTAA
- a CDS encoding LolA family protein gives MKKIVLVAIALFALNMGTAQNSEKAKALLDDVYDKVQGYDNIFVDFKYVLNNQEAGINDETRGDVTMQSDKYVANFFGAQQLYDGSKVYTIVPENEEVTIEDKSNDEDTITPSKMLTFYRQGHTYQWDILQNVQGRKIQFIKLIPIDTNTEIQSILLGIDAETKHIFKVIETGKNGTATTITVNSFKTNQPLSKTLFTFDENKYKDEGYYIIRN, from the coding sequence ATGAAGAAGATAGTTTTAGTCGCCATTGCACTTTTTGCCCTTAACATGGGTACAGCCCAGAATTCTGAAAAAGCAAAAGCTTTATTGGATGATGTATATGATAAGGTACAAGGGTATGATAATATTTTTGTTGATTTCAAATATGTCTTAAATAATCAAGAAGCTGGGATAAATGATGAAACAAGAGGGGATGTAACCATGCAGAGTGATAAGTATGTCGCAAACTTTTTTGGTGCGCAACAATTGTATGATGGCAGCAAAGTATACACGATAGTTCCTGAAAATGAAGAAGTTACCATTGAGGATAAGTCCAATGATGAAGATACTATCACCCCATCAAAGATGTTGACATTTTATCGACAGGGACATACCTACCAGTGGGATATTCTTCAAAATGTACAAGGTAGAAAAATACAGTTCATCAAACTTATCCCAATAGATACCAATACAGAGATTCAATCTATTCTTTTGGGAATAGATGCCGAAACAAAGCATATATTCAAGGTTATAGAGACTGGTAAAAATGGTACAGCCACCACTATTACTGTTAATTCTTTTAAAACAAACCAGCCTTTATCAAAAACCTTATTTACTTTTGATGAGAACAAGTACAAAGACGAAGGGTACTACATCATAAGAAATTAG
- a CDS encoding peroxiredoxin, which produces MAFVGKKFPNLEVNAMNEMGDTFKLNVLEEAQKNNKKVLLFWYPKDFTFVCPTELRAFQASLKEFENRNTIVIGASCDTAEVHFAWLNTAKDNGGIEGVTYPLLADSNRNLASTLGILDITNERYDEETGVVTVDGDNVTYRATYLIDEEGTVFHEGINHMPLGRNVNEYMRLIDAYTHVQEKGEVCPANWEEGKDAMTADRKGVADYLATHSN; this is translated from the coding sequence ATGGCATTTGTAGGGAAAAAATTTCCAAACCTAGAGGTTAACGCAATGAATGAAATGGGAGATACTTTTAAACTTAATGTTTTGGAAGAAGCCCAAAAGAATAACAAAAAAGTATTGCTTTTTTGGTATCCAAAGGATTTCACATTCGTTTGTCCTACCGAGTTACGTGCTTTCCAAGCTTCCTTAAAAGAATTTGAAAATAGAAATACCATAGTAATCGGTGCGTCTTGTGATACAGCTGAAGTTCACTTTGCATGGTTGAACACAGCCAAGGATAATGGAGGTATTGAAGGTGTCACCTATCCCCTATTGGCAGATAGCAATAGAAACCTTGCTTCTACTTTGGGCATTTTGGATATCACTAATGAAAGATATGATGAGGAAACAGGTGTTGTAACTGTCGATGGTGATAATGTTACTTATCGCGCAACTTATTTGATTGATGAAGAAGGAACAGTTTTTCATGAGGGCATCAACCATATGCCACTTGGAAGAAATGTAAACGAATATATGCGCTTGATCGATGCGTATACACACGTTCAAGAAAAAGGAGAGGTTTGCCCAGCCAACTGGGAAGAAGGTAAAGATGCAATGACCGCCGATAGGAAAGGTGTTGCTGATTATTTAGCTACACATTCCAATTAA
- a CDS encoding acyltransferase family protein: MKKKTARLFFIDAMRAWAILMMLQGHFIDGLLDTAFRDNSNLTFSIWKYFRGITAPVFFTVSGFIFTFLLIRVPQNGLKNPRVKKGIKRGLQLIFIGYLLRTNLFGILKGHVYDAFYLVDVLHCIGLSLLGIIGIYLLSQKISKSALPSLLIMATAVLFLFEPVYNEWSFGLLPQAIANYFTKTNGSVFTIIPWFGYTTFGAFMAVLFTRYKNHKYLYEYAITLCLLVGLTLIFFSSSFLLELSGLTGIQVFESIAMNNFLFIRLGDVFLVFAVFMLFRSFMTNSTVLKIGQSTLSIYIIHFIILYGSFTGLGLYRFFNHELNPQVAIFGAMAFMIVCSFAALQYDKNKIAIKSSFTTGSKFIIQNLEPLFVYLQKSIKELVVKFIRLLGIVK, encoded by the coding sequence TTGAAAAAGAAAACAGCCAGATTATTTTTTATTGATGCTATGCGAGCATGGGCTATTCTCATGATGTTGCAAGGTCATTTTATTGATGGGTTGTTGGATACGGCTTTTAGAGATAATTCGAACCTCACTTTTAGTATCTGGAAATATTTTAGGGGAATTACCGCACCTGTATTCTTTACGGTATCGGGATTTATATTCACCTTTTTACTTATACGGGTTCCGCAAAATGGATTGAAAAACCCTAGAGTTAAGAAAGGTATTAAAAGAGGTTTGCAACTTATATTCATTGGTTATTTGTTACGAACAAACCTGTTTGGCATCTTAAAAGGTCATGTATATGATGCCTTTTATTTGGTTGATGTCTTACATTGTATCGGGCTTTCTCTGCTGGGGATAATAGGAATTTATTTGTTGTCACAAAAAATTTCAAAATCTGCATTACCTTCTTTGTTGATTATGGCAACCGCTGTTCTTTTTCTTTTTGAACCGGTTTACAATGAGTGGTCTTTTGGGCTACTACCCCAGGCAATTGCCAATTATTTCACAAAAACCAACGGCTCAGTTTTCACCATAATTCCTTGGTTTGGCTATACAACTTTTGGTGCCTTCATGGCGGTGTTGTTTACTCGTTACAAGAATCACAAATATCTTTATGAATACGCCATTACGCTCTGTCTTTTAGTTGGATTGACATTGATTTTCTTTTCCTCAAGTTTCCTTTTAGAGCTTTCAGGATTAACAGGAATTCAAGTATTTGAATCAATTGCTATGAACAATTTCTTGTTCATTCGATTAGGAGATGTCTTTTTGGTATTCGCAGTATTCATGTTATTTCGAAGCTTTATGACCAACTCAACAGTTTTAAAAATAGGTCAAAGTACATTGTCTATCTATATTATCCATTTCATCATATTATATGGGAGTTTTACTGGATTGGGACTATACCGTTTCTTTAATCATGAATTAAACCCTCAAGTAGCAATTTTTGGGGCTATGGCTTTCATGATTGTTTGTTCTTTTGCAGCACTACAGTATGATAAGAATAAAATAGCAATTAAAAGTTCTTTTACGACAGGATCTAAATTCATCATCCAAAACCTCGAGCCCTTGTTCGTATATCTTCAAAAGTCAATAAAGGAACTTGTGGTTAAATTTATACGTCTGCTGGGCATAGTTAAATAA
- the nhaC gene encoding Na+/H+ antiporter NhaC, whose product MPKLKPNAHRQNEHIVENKELSIWEALIPVFALVGMLAYNVYVFGDEAIGGSNQFILLLGGAVAAIVGFSKKVSYKQMLAEVAENVKSTTGALLILLMVGALAGTWLVSGIIPAMIYYGLQILNPTIFLAACVVICAIISIATGSSWTTAATVGIALIGIGEALGISLGMTAGAVLSGAYFGDKLSPMSDTTNLAPAMAGGELFDHIKYMSITTIPTISVTLIVFIILGFTIESSGTADTQSILNSIDTTFNVNGWLFIVPVVVILLIIKKTPPLAALLIGTLLGAVFALIFQPEIVAGLTGTKELNFESGYKGILRAITVKTQIATDNPALNDLFTGKGMEGMLSTIWLIVCAMVFGGIMDGIGALSRITKSLLSMAKTTFGLFASTVGSCLALNVTASDQYLAIVVPGKMFSQAYADRGLAPENLSRTLEDSGTVTSVLIPWNTCGAYHSGVLGVSVADYFLYAIFNWLSPFMTLLFAALNIKIKQLVKEA is encoded by the coding sequence ATGCCAAAACTAAAACCCAATGCCCATAGACAAAACGAGCATATTGTTGAAAATAAGGAGCTAAGTATCTGGGAAGCATTAATCCCAGTTTTTGCACTTGTTGGAATGCTTGCATATAACGTTTATGTTTTTGGAGATGAAGCCATTGGTGGATCTAACCAGTTTATTCTTTTACTTGGTGGTGCCGTGGCGGCAATAGTTGGTTTCTCAAAAAAAGTTTCTTATAAACAAATGCTGGCTGAAGTGGCCGAAAACGTAAAATCGACCACGGGAGCTTTATTGATTTTATTAATGGTAGGTGCCTTGGCTGGTACCTGGCTTGTTAGTGGAATCATTCCGGCCATGATTTATTACGGATTGCAAATCCTAAATCCAACTATATTTTTAGCCGCATGTGTGGTTATTTGTGCCATTATTTCAATAGCGACAGGCAGTAGCTGGACAACGGCTGCAACAGTGGGAATCGCACTGATCGGTATAGGGGAAGCATTGGGTATTTCACTCGGAATGACCGCAGGTGCGGTACTTTCAGGAGCGTATTTTGGTGATAAATTATCACCAATGAGTGATACAACAAATCTAGCGCCTGCCATGGCGGGTGGTGAATTGTTTGATCATATAAAATATATGTCAATCACTACCATTCCAACAATTTCAGTCACCTTGATTGTTTTCATAATATTGGGTTTTACGATAGAAAGTTCAGGAACAGCAGATACACAGTCCATCTTGAATTCAATAGATACCACCTTTAATGTTAATGGCTGGTTGTTCATTGTCCCGGTTGTGGTAATATTATTGATTATTAAGAAAACGCCACCTTTGGCGGCATTGCTTATAGGCACTTTATTGGGAGCGGTATTTGCTTTGATATTTCAACCTGAAATTGTTGCGGGACTTACGGGAACCAAAGAATTAAACTTTGAATCAGGTTACAAAGGTATTTTAAGAGCAATTACTGTAAAAACACAAATAGCAACAGATAATCCTGCATTGAACGACCTGTTTACCGGAAAGGGAATGGAGGGTATGTTAAGTACTATATGGCTTATTGTATGTGCTATGGTTTTTGGTGGTATTATGGATGGCATAGGTGCATTGTCCAGAATTACAAAATCGCTTTTGAGTATGGCAAAAACAACCTTTGGACTTTTTGCAAGTACGGTGGGGAGTTGCCTTGCATTGAATGTTACAGCTTCTGATCAATATTTGGCAATAGTGGTTCCAGGAAAAATGTTCTCACAAGCTTACGCGGATAGAGGTCTTGCCCCAGAAAATTTGAGCCGTACACTTGAAGATTCGGGTACAGTCACTTCAGTGTTGATTCCTTGGAACACTTGTGGAGCATACCACAGCGGAGTGCTCGGTGTTAGTGTAGCTGACTACTTCCTCTATGCCATATTTAACTGGTTAAGTCCGTTCATGACTTTACTTTTTGCTGCTCTGAATATAAAAATCAAACAGCTCGTCAAAGAAGCATAA
- a CDS encoding DUF6952 family protein: MKLPVIKHLTGFIEENDEDFIIETVETLEALTEVPSLKDEELDVIGELISNMYGALEVNKAIKDGKNKKDALKEFMQRVVGSIDS, from the coding sequence GTGAAGTTACCAGTAATTAAACACCTAACAGGTTTTATAGAAGAGAATGATGAGGACTTCATCATTGAGACAGTTGAGACTTTGGAAGCCCTCACCGAAGTGCCGTCTTTAAAAGATGAGGAACTGGATGTTATTGGAGAATTAATTTCCAACATGTACGGTGCACTTGAAGTCAATAAAGCCATAAAAGATGGAAAGAACAAGAAAGATGCATTGAAGGAATTTATGCAACGGGTTGTAGGATCTATTGATTCTTAA